One window of the Aquila chrysaetos chrysaetos chromosome 8, bAquChr1.4, whole genome shotgun sequence genome contains the following:
- the TXLNB gene encoding LOW QUALITY PROTEIN: beta-taxilin (The sequence of the model RefSeq protein was modified relative to this genomic sequence to represent the inferred CDS: deleted 1 base in 1 codon), which yields MENDQSPTSPGHDVQGQSGEKAAPSSQPPAPAPTEQPSPRPEAAVCDISEELSRQLEDIIKTYGSAVSLMEKESAATGADRPEKGEPGSVEDAEYEDANEESEKEKLAPGDASRAKDPSCSKEQKLEKKILKGLGKEATLLMQSLNKLNTPEEKLDLLFKKYAELLEEHRAEQKKLKYLQKRQAQITKEKDQLQSEHSRAILARSKLESLCRELQRHNKNLKEETIQRAREEDEKRKEITNHFQGTLSEIQAQIEQQSERNMKLCQENTELAEKLKSIIDQYELREEHLDKIFKHRELQQKLVDAKLEQSQEMMKEAEERHQKEKEYLLNQAAEWKLQAKMLKEQETVLQAQITLYSERFEEFQKTLTKSNEVFATFKQEMEKMTKKMKKLEKDTATWKSRFENCNRALLDMIEEKAMRSKEYECFVLKIQRLENLCRALQEERNELYKKIKQAQFPEEVNGNGILEEEDDTDTSPSSSEQSSIDLRTTDERMLKELAEAFRVSHKAEESLPSNSSNPETCDAQTCSAVPVPELPSPLTPRSEAGNHCEQPSTSTPTPTEHTPAPTGSMPAPTENMTTPTENVPKPTKSMAALPERVPTPTENSPIRPESMPVPTGNMPKPIESMPATPENVPAPTQNMPTPLGNMPVPTKSPPKAAECVGDPAERSVQGQSAEQTGDTDMEAVD from the exons ATGGAGAATGACCAGTCTCCCACCTCGCCTGGGCATGACGTACAGGGGCAGAGCGGGGAGAaagctgcccccagctcccagccccctgctccagcccccacGGAGCAGCCGAGCCCCCGGCCCGAAGCAGCCGTGTGCGACATCTCGGAGGAGCTGAGCCGGCAGCTGGAAGACATTATTAAAACATACGGGTCTGCCGTGAGCCTGATGGAGAAG GAAAGTGCCGCTACGGGAGCCGACAGACCTGAAAAGGGAGAGCCGGGCAGCGTGGAGGATGCGGAGTACGAGGATGCAAATGAGGAGagtgagaaagagaagctgGCTCCTGGGGATGCTTCCAGAGCAAAGGatcccagctgcagcaaggagcaaaagctggagaagaaaatcctgaaaGGACTAG gcaAGGAAGCCACCCTACTGATGCAAAGTTTGAACAAGCTGAATACTCCAGAGGAGAAGCTGGACCTGTTATTTAAGAAGTATGCTGAGCTG CTCGAAGAACATCGTGCCGAGCAGAAAAAGCTCAAGTACCTGCAGAAGAGGCAGGCCCAGATCACCAAGGAGAAGGACCAGCTGCAGAGTGAGCACAGCCGAGCCATCCTCGCTCGCAGCAAGCTCGAGAGCCTGTGCCGGGAGCTCCAGAGGCACAACAAAAACCTCAAG GAGGAGACAATTCAGCGGGCACGGGAGGAAgatgagaagaggaaagaaataactaATCATTTCCAGGGCACGCTGAGTGAAATCCAGGCACAGATCGAGCAGCAAAGCGAGAGGAACATGAAGCTCTGCCAGGAGAACACGGAGCTGGCggagaagctgaaaagcatCATCGACCAGTACGAGCTGCGGGAAGAG caccttgataaaatatttaagcacaGAGAACTTCAACAGAAACTGGTGGATGCCAAGTTGGAGCAGTCTCAGGAAATGATGAAGGAAGCTGAGGAGCgacatcagaaagaaaaggaatac CTCCTGAACCAAGCTGCAGAATGGAAGCTCCAGGCCAAAATGTTAAAGGAACAAGAGACTGTCCTGCAGGCACAG ATCACTCTCTACTCCGAAAGGTttgaagaatttcagaaaacattgaCCAAAAGCAATGAAGTGTTTGCCACGTTCAAACAGGAGATGGAAAAA atgacaaagaaaatgaagaagttgGAAAAGGATACTGCTACATGGAAATCCAGGTTTGAGAACTGTAACAGAGCGTTACTGGACATGATTGAAGAG AAAGCCATGAGGTCCAAGGAATATGAGTGCTTTGTGCTGAAAATCCAGAGGCTAGAGAACCTTTGCCGGGCTCTGCAGGAAGAGAGGAATGAAttgtacaaaaaaataaagcaagcacaATTCCCTGAAGAGGTGAATGGAAATGGCATCTTAGAAGAAGAAGATGACACTGATAccagcccttcctcctctgAGCAGTCAAGCATTGACCTGCGCACTACTGATGAGAGGAtgctgaaggagctggctgAAGCTTTCAGGGTATCCCACAAGGCAGAGGAGTCCCTCCCAAGCAACAGCAGCAATCCAGAGACCTGTGACGCTCAAACATGTAGTGCCGTCCCGGTGCCAgagctcccctcccctctcacCCCACGGTCAGAGGCTGGGAATCACTGTGAGCAGCCCAGCACAAGCACACCAACACCCACTGAACACACGCCAGCACCCACTGGGAGCATGCCAGCACCCACCGAAAATATGACAACGCCCACCGAGAACGTGCCAAAGCCCACCAAAAGCATGGCCGCACTCCCAGAAAGGGTGCCAACACCCACAGAAAATTCACCAATACGTCCCGAGAGCATGCCAGTACCCACTGGGAATATGCCAAAACCCATTGAAAGCATGCCAGCAACCCCAGAAAACGTGCCAGCACCCACACAAAACATGCCCACTCCCCTTGGGAATATGCCAGTACCCACAAAAAGTCCACCAAAAGCTGCAGAATGTGTGGGTGACCCAGCGGAGCGGTCTGTCCAAGGTCAATCTGCAGAGCAAACAGGGGACACAGACATGGAAGCAGTGGATTGA